One window of the Onthophagus taurus isolate NC unplaced genomic scaffold, IU_Otau_3.0 ScKx7SY_16, whole genome shotgun sequence genome contains the following:
- the LOC111422082 gene encoding uncharacterized protein PF3D7_1120000-like — MKIFAFLVFAAIFINLALSECESCKKSSKKEKNIYSKEANEGDFKHDDAKKLNQEDEIINEEEIGENSDEKKDVEVEQKKIDPKKAKEVLAAIKQLGGQLNDMFSKSFKTLHDAVPEIQGVIQNMTDEAIKVVKKTSIESGKNLDIVSKTIKNVMKEAKAEVGEYKKFLTEKQKLTEIPESSLEIKSDDSNEVVKKITEEIERMMGGGNIISDIMNDIPDKIGVILGKANKKLKEKLIKHEKDLNVDLTDVKVYCDNQISEITTSLSSSLKQTGGLLSMTMNTILTLVSTLKSQIK, encoded by the exons atgAAGATTTTCGCTTTTTTGGTTTTCGCggcgatttttattaatttggcGCTCTCTGAGTGCGAATCTTGCAAAAAATCGAGcaagaaagagaaaaatatttactcgAAAGAAGCGAATGAAGGCGATTTTAAGCACGATGACGCCAAAAAGCTCAATCAAGAAGACGAAATAATTAATGAGGAAGAAATTGGGGAGAATTCAGATGAAAAAAAGGATGTTGAGGTTGAGCAAAAGAAAATTGACCCCAAAAAAG caaaaGAAGTTTTGGCGGCAATCAAACAGCTTGGGGGTCAATTAAACGACATGTTTtcgaaatcttttaaaacacTCCACGACGCGGTTCCGGAAAtac AGGGGGTAATTCAAAACATGACCGATGAGGCTATAAAGGTGGTCAAAAAGACGTCGATAGAGTCCGGAAAGAACCTCGATATCGTTTCAAAGACGATTAAAAACGTTATGAAAGAAGCAA aaGCCGAAGTTGgggaatataaaaaatttttgacggAGAAGCAAAAATTga ccGAAATCCCCGAATCATCTCTAGAAATAAAATCGGATGATTCTAACGAAGTTGTTAAAAAGATTACGGAAGAAATTGAACGAATGATGGGTGGAGGAAACATCATTAGTGATATCATGAACGATATCCCAGACAAAATTG GTGTTATTCTTGGAAAAGccaataaaaagttaaaagagaaattaataaaacacgAAAAAGACTTAAACGTTGATTTGACAGACGTTAAAGTTTACTGCGATAACCAAATAAGTGAAATaa CTACTTCTTTGAGCTCAAGTTTAAAGCAAACCGGGGGGTTGTTATCGATGACGATGAACACGATTTTAACGCTgg tttcaacGCTTAAATCGCAAATTAAATGA
- the LOC111422081 gene encoding uncharacterized protein → MKVIFVALTIFSYLFALIASQNSTSPAPTTVGGSNNTLSQQSLDTIANLFEGIITAIRNFVSFLANQVAPPVIEFFQNILTLVKQISSLVKIFVGLGGINGDVVFNAIDTIVSIISTVLTLISNVIKAIGSAVSKRSLDINSLYDNLNSTVQSYLTQIEGENQKLIKDQHTKHHHYVHNIHKKVHHR, encoded by the exons ATGAAAGTTATTTTCGTTGCATTAACCATTTTTAGTTACCTCTTTGCGCTAATTGCATCAC aaaattcaaCATCTCCTGCGCCAACCACCGTTGGTGGATCTAATAACACTCTAAGCCAACAATCTC TGGATACAATTGCGAATCTTTTTGAAGGCATAATTACAGCAATTAGAAATTTTG tgaGCTTTCTAGCAAATCAGGTGGCACCACCGGTAatagaatttttccaaaacatTT tgaCACttgttaaacaaatttcaagcCTCGTAAAAATATTTg tTGGTTTAGGTGGTATTAATGGCGATGTTGTTTTCAACGCCATAGATACCATtgtatcgattatttcaactGTATTAACACTCATAT cGAATGTAATTAAAGCGATTGGTTCTGCTGTTTCTAAGAGATCGTTAGATATTAACAGCTtat ATGATAATCTTAATTCTACCGTTCAGAGTTATCTTACCCAGATTGAGGGAGAAAATCAAAAAC ttattaagGATCAACATACTAAACATCACCACTACGTCCATAACATCCACAAGAAAGTCCATCATCGTTAA